A single genomic interval of halophilic archaeon DL31 harbors:
- a CDS encoding Serine--pyruvate transaminase (KEGG: htu:Htur_1862 aminotransferase class V~PFAM: Aminotransferase, class V/Cysteine desulfurase): MSKPPEAPDVGELTPPNRTLMGPGPSDVDPRVLRAMSTPLVGHLDPSFIEIMNEVQELLRYTFRTDNTWTIPVSGTGSAAMEAAIGNVVEPGDTMLVPTNGYFGGRMADMAQRAGGDVVEVDAPWGEPLDTADVATAFEEDDIDVFGFVHAETSTGVLQPAVPELTSIAHEHDALVIADTVTSIGGVELKVDEWGIDVAYAGPQKCLSCPPGASPLTLNDQAMEKVLTREEDARSWYLDLSLLEGYWGEERAYHHTAPITNVYAIREALRLVAEEGIEERWARHRRVAGALKAGFVAMGLEMNAPDEYWLPSLNAVRVPNGVDDGAVIDYLLEKYDLEIASGLGDLEGEIWRIGCMGASATPKNVSLVVSALADALQQQGFDADAGAAVDAVAEHL; the protein is encoded by the coding sequence ATGTCCAAGCCACCCGAGGCACCCGATGTCGGAGAGCTGACCCCACCCAACCGCACCCTGATGGGGCCCGGCCCGAGCGATGTGGACCCGCGCGTGTTGCGCGCAATGTCCACCCCGCTGGTCGGCCACCTCGACCCCTCATTCATCGAGATTATGAATGAGGTGCAGGAGCTGCTGCGCTACACGTTCCGTACCGACAACACGTGGACCATCCCCGTTTCGGGTACCGGCTCGGCGGCGATGGAGGCTGCCATCGGCAACGTCGTCGAGCCGGGAGACACGATGCTCGTCCCGACCAACGGCTACTTCGGCGGCCGGATGGCCGACATGGCCCAGCGCGCCGGCGGCGACGTGGTCGAAGTCGACGCGCCGTGGGGCGAACCGCTCGATACCGCCGACGTGGCCACGGCGTTCGAAGAAGACGATATCGACGTGTTCGGCTTCGTTCACGCCGAAACCTCGACCGGAGTGCTCCAGCCCGCGGTGCCGGAGCTCACAAGCATCGCTCACGAACACGACGCGCTCGTGATCGCCGACACGGTCACCTCCATCGGCGGCGTCGAACTCAAAGTCGATGAGTGGGGCATCGACGTGGCCTACGCCGGCCCGCAAAAATGTCTCTCCTGCCCGCCGGGCGCCTCGCCGCTCACGCTCAACGATCAGGCGATGGAGAAAGTGCTCACCCGTGAGGAGGATGCCCGCTCGTGGTATCTCGACCTCTCACTGCTGGAGGGGTACTGGGGTGAAGAGCGGGCCTACCACCACACCGCCCCTATCACGAATGTCTACGCCATCCGCGAGGCGCTACGACTGGTCGCAGAGGAGGGTATCGAGGAGCGCTGGGCGCGCCACCGCCGTGTCGCGGGCGCGCTGAAGGCCGGCTTCGTGGCGATGGGCCTGGAGATGAACGCCCCCGACGAGTACTGGCTGCCGAGCCTCAACGCCGTGCGCGTGCCCAACGGCGTTGACGACGGCGCAGTCATCGACTACCTGCTCGAAAAGTACGACCTCGAAATCGCCTCCGGGCTGGGCGATCTCGAAGGAGAGATCTGGCGGATCGGCTGCATGGGCGCCTCTGCGACGCCGAAGAACGTCTCACTGGTCGTGAGCGCGCTCGCAGACGCGCTGCAGCAACAAGGGTTCGACGCGGATGCTGGTGCGGCGGTCGATGCGGTCGCGGAACACCTCTGA
- a CDS encoding hypothetical protein (KEGG: nph:NP4976A hypothetical protein) yields the protein MVSLRALVINAIVGLVILFVANLLGLGVQISLFTLLICAIFGVPGAVLVILLAVFDVAFAATILPLFPV from the coding sequence ATGGTATCATTGAGAGCGCTCGTAATCAACGCGATCGTCGGCCTCGTAATCCTGTTCGTCGCGAACCTCCTCGGACTCGGCGTTCAGATATCCCTCTTCACGCTCCTGATATGTGCGATCTTCGGCGTGCCCGGCGCGGTTCTCGTCATACTGCTCGCGGTGTTCGACGTCGCGTTCGCGGCGACGATACTCCCGTTGTTCCCCGTGTAG
- a CDS encoding queuosine biosynthesis protein QueD (KEGG: htu:Htur_1391 6-pyruvoyl-tetrahydropterin synthase-like protein~TIGRFAM: queuosine biosynthesis protein QueD~PFAM: 6-pyruvoyl tetrahydropterin synthase-related), protein MTNQQPSARSSGERPSRGRVRPDGGEGNLRRLVVGGERPIRISAGHRLLHHDGKCSRPHGHNYEVTVELTGTLDDAGWVADKGEVTDVIDDWDHMFLVEAGDPLVEAFEAAGDEDALVVLERPPTAEVMSLLLEEKLRACLPDTVVSVSAWVSETSELQTGGGR, encoded by the coding sequence ATGACCAATCAACAGCCGTCGGCCAGATCGTCGGGGGAACGACCCTCTCGTGGGCGAGTGCGACCCGACGGCGGAGAAGGGAACCTGCGACGCCTCGTCGTGGGCGGCGAAAGGCCGATTCGCATCAGTGCGGGCCACCGCCTGCTGCACCACGACGGCAAATGTTCGCGCCCTCACGGCCACAACTACGAGGTGACGGTCGAGCTCACCGGAACGCTGGACGATGCGGGGTGGGTCGCCGACAAAGGCGAAGTTACCGACGTCATTGACGACTGGGACCACATGTTCCTCGTCGAGGCGGGTGACCCGCTGGTCGAGGCGTTCGAGGCAGCGGGCGACGAGGACGCACTGGTCGTGCTCGAACGCCCGCCGACTGCGGAGGTGATGAGCCTGCTTCTCGAAGAGAAACTCCGGGCATGCCTGCCCGACACCGTCGTATCTGTTTCGGCATGGGTCTCTGAAACCAGCGAACTCCAGACCGGCGGGGGCCGTTGA